A genomic region of Rhodococcus pyridinivorans contains the following coding sequences:
- a CDS encoding MFS transporter, translating to MTEPDERPAPEGADGRVPGSQHSGYSNYPPPRRVSGRRTPLPPLHPVDHPRRPPGASAAGRAESSSETDSPRAPRMPRKLTVTRVAALRSRELTSKGIATFRRAATADGADKSGLTALTYATMANFASDAAIAVALANTLFFSAATGEDRTKVALYLLITIAPFAIIAPLIGPLLDRLQHGRRVALATSFALRTVLAVVLVFNFDSWLLYPAALGMMVLSKSFAVLKSAVTPRVLPPEIDLVRVNSRLTVFGLVGGTIGAGAIAAAAAWAFGSSGALWLCAGITAFGAYLSMRIPAWVEVTEGEVPATLSYHRSDARTEVLNADTVTEVIVTKSGKRKQPLGRAVVTGLWGNGTIRILTGFLTLFMAFVAKNTTGQDPLMQAAMLGGVGAAAAVGNFAGNATGARLALGRPALIVVRCTAAVVVVSAVVAATGNVLAAALAALVAACASALAKVSLDASLQQDLPEESIASGFGRSETVLQLSWVFGGAMGVLLPTELWLGFAVVSVVLVLGFAQTVLTYRGGTLLPGFGGRRPERVSTETAAGRRRAGGSPTEDWNS from the coding sequence GTGACCGAACCGGACGAGCGACCCGCCCCCGAGGGAGCGGACGGCCGTGTCCCGGGTTCGCAGCATTCGGGGTACAGCAACTATCCGCCTCCGCGCCGCGTCTCGGGCCGTCGCACTCCCCTGCCGCCCCTGCATCCCGTCGACCATCCGCGCCGACCGCCGGGTGCGTCGGCGGCCGGTCGGGCGGAGTCCTCGTCCGAGACCGACTCACCGCGCGCTCCGCGCATGCCGCGGAAACTGACGGTGACGCGGGTCGCGGCCCTGCGCAGCCGCGAACTCACCTCGAAGGGCATCGCGACCTTCCGCCGAGCGGCCACGGCCGACGGCGCCGACAAGTCGGGCCTGACGGCGCTCACCTACGCGACGATGGCGAACTTCGCCTCCGACGCGGCCATCGCCGTCGCGCTCGCGAACACCCTGTTCTTCTCGGCGGCCACCGGTGAGGACAGGACGAAGGTCGCGCTGTATCTGCTCATCACGATCGCGCCGTTCGCGATCATCGCCCCGCTCATCGGGCCGCTGCTCGACAGGTTGCAGCACGGTCGTCGCGTCGCGCTGGCGACGTCCTTCGCGCTGCGCACGGTGCTCGCGGTAGTGCTGGTGTTCAACTTCGACAGCTGGCTGTTGTATCCGGCGGCGCTCGGCATGATGGTGCTGAGCAAATCGTTCGCGGTGCTCAAATCCGCGGTGACACCCAGAGTCCTGCCACCGGAGATCGATCTGGTGCGGGTGAACTCCCGGTTGACGGTCTTCGGCCTGGTCGGCGGCACGATCGGTGCCGGCGCGATCGCGGCGGCCGCGGCATGGGCATTCGGTTCGTCGGGCGCACTGTGGCTGTGCGCCGGGATTACCGCATTCGGCGCCTATCTGAGCATGCGTATCCCCGCCTGGGTCGAGGTCACCGAGGGTGAGGTGCCGGCGACGCTGTCGTACCACCGCTCCGACGCGCGCACCGAGGTGCTGAACGCCGACACCGTGACCGAGGTGATCGTCACCAAGTCCGGGAAACGGAAGCAGCCGCTGGGACGGGCGGTGGTGACCGGACTGTGGGGCAACGGCACGATCCGCATCCTCACCGGCTTCCTGACCTTGTTCATGGCGTTCGTCGCGAAGAACACCACCGGACAGGATCCGCTCATGCAGGCCGCGATGCTCGGTGGTGTCGGTGCCGCCGCCGCGGTCGGCAACTTCGCGGGCAACGCGACCGGAGCGCGACTCGCGCTCGGACGGCCCGCTCTCATCGTCGTGCGGTGCACCGCCGCGGTCGTCGTCGTGTCCGCCGTCGTCGCTGCGACCGGCAACGTCCTGGCCGCCGCGCTGGCGGCGCTCGTGGCGGCGTGCGCCAGTGCGCTGGCCAAGGTCTCGCTCGACGCATCGCTCCAGCAGGACCTTCCCGAGGAGTCCATCGCGTCCGGATTCGGCAGGTCCGAGACGGTTCTCCAGCTCAGCTGGGTGTTCGGCGGAGCGATGGGTGTGCTGTTGCCGACCGAACTGTGGCTCGGGTTCGCTGTGGTCTCGGTCGTGCTGGTTCTCGGATTCGCGCAGACGGTGCTGACATACCGTGGGGGGACATTGCTGCCGGGATTCGGCGGCCGTCGACCCGAACGCGTCTCCACCGAGACGGCTGCCGGGCGGAGGCGCGCCGGTGGATCCCCCACCGAAGATTGGAACAGTTGA
- a CDS encoding DUF2771 domain-containing protein, which yields MQARTKKTLALLLVALVVVVAGVAATVWKLVDSAEPTLPTITAYARGKTVTVDPAQHCNLYLEDCVENPIGQLDVPAGYPLQLSLPNEIADAPWRILTVYGDTQTGQTYIDGAMFEAGARRTLTVESSPELQLLGVEIQLPSAVVDEAGEPIAHAVWAVKTF from the coding sequence TTGCAGGCCCGGACGAAGAAGACTCTCGCGCTGCTGCTGGTGGCCCTGGTGGTCGTGGTAGCGGGAGTCGCCGCCACGGTGTGGAAACTGGTCGATTCGGCCGAGCCCACGCTCCCCACCATCACCGCGTACGCACGGGGAAAGACCGTGACGGTCGATCCCGCGCAGCACTGCAATCTCTATCTCGAGGACTGCGTGGAGAACCCGATCGGTCAGCTCGACGTGCCGGCCGGCTACCCGCTGCAGCTGTCGCTTCCGAACGAGATCGCCGATGCTCCGTGGCGCATCCTCACCGTCTACGGCGACACGCAGACCGGGCAGACCTACATCGACGGCGCGATGTTCGAGGCCGGTGCACGCCGCACCCTCACCGTGGAGAGCTCCCCGGAGCTGCAGTTGCTCGGAGTGGAGATCCAGCTGCCGTCGGCCGTCGTCGACGAGGCCGGTGAACCGATCGCGCACGCCGTGTGGGCCGTCAAGACGTTCTGA
- a CDS encoding cold-shock protein produces the protein MPTGKVKWYDVEKGFGFLSQDEGEDVYVRASALPEGVEALKPGQRVEFGMAVGRRGPQALKVELLEQPTLRQGRREAPAQQKRRAPDELHGMVEDMIKLLEAAVQPDLRRGRYPDRKTGQRISEVMRAIARELDH, from the coding sequence GTGCCGACCGGCAAGGTGAAGTGGTACGACGTCGAGAAGGGCTTCGGCTTCCTGTCCCAGGACGAGGGTGAGGACGTCTACGTCCGCGCCTCGGCACTGCCGGAGGGAGTGGAAGCGCTCAAGCCCGGTCAGCGCGTCGAGTTCGGTATGGCGGTGGGCCGCCGGGGTCCGCAGGCGCTGAAGGTCGAGCTCCTCGAGCAGCCCACGTTGCGGCAGGGTCGCCGCGAGGCTCCCGCCCAGCAGAAGCGCCGCGCGCCGGACGAACTGCACGGCATGGTCGAGGACATGATCAAGCTGCTCGAAGCAGCGGTCCAGCCCGATCTGCGGCGCGGGCGTTACCCCGACCGCAAGACCGGGCAGCGCATCTCCGAGGTCATGCGGGCGATCGCGCGCGAGCTCGATCACTAG
- a CDS encoding YccF domain-containing protein — MRILLNIIWLIFGGLWLALGYFAAGLICCILIITIPFGIASFRIGIYALWPFGKTTVDKPTAGTMSLIGNVIWILVAGIWLALGHIATALAMAVTIIGIPLAVANLKMIPISLMPLGKEIVHVDARPSYM; from the coding sequence ATGAGGATCCTGCTCAACATCATCTGGTTGATCTTCGGCGGGCTGTGGCTCGCGCTCGGCTACTTCGCGGCAGGTCTGATCTGCTGCATCCTCATCATCACCATCCCGTTCGGCATCGCGTCGTTCCGGATCGGTATCTACGCGCTCTGGCCGTTCGGCAAGACGACGGTCGACAAGCCGACGGCCGGCACCATGTCGCTGATCGGCAACGTCATCTGGATCCTGGTGGCCGGTATCTGGCTGGCCCTCGGCCACATCGCCACCGCGCTCGCCATGGCCGTCACGATCATCGGCATCCCGCTCGCCGTCGCCAACCTGAAGATGATCCCGATCTCCCTGATGCCCCTGGGGAAGGAGATCGTTCATGTGGATGCCCGTCCGAGTTACATGTGA
- a CDS encoding transglycosylase family protein, protein MSGRHRKPTNTGRTVAKFALTGAVLGVTGVAFSGTAAAAPDSDWDRLAQCESGGNWGINTGNGYHGGLQFSPSTWNAYGGQEYAASASQASREQQIAVAERVLAGQGWGAWPSCSSSLGLSSAPTQRSVDAAPAETPAPAIQNAVPQLPETPAVPAEVQGILAGFEQGVTALQDAGVELDPNILDAVRAVLPQ, encoded by the coding sequence ATGAGCGGACGCCATCGCAAGCCCACCAATACCGGTCGTACCGTCGCGAAGTTCGCGCTGACGGGCGCAGTCCTCGGCGTCACGGGTGTCGCGTTCAGCGGCACGGCCGCTGCCGCCCCCGACTCCGACTGGGACCGCCTCGCACAGTGCGAGTCCGGCGGCAACTGGGGAATCAACACCGGCAACGGCTACCACGGTGGCCTGCAGTTCTCGCCGAGCACCTGGAACGCCTACGGCGGCCAGGAATACGCCGCCTCGGCCAGCCAGGCCAGCCGCGAGCAGCAGATCGCCGTCGCCGAGCGTGTCCTCGCCGGTCAGGGCTGGGGCGCATGGCCCTCCTGCTCGTCGAGCCTCGGCCTGTCGAGCGCGCCCACGCAGCGCTCCGTCGACGCAGCGCCCGCCGAGACCCCTGCGCCGGCCATCCAGAACGCTGTCCCGCAGCTTCCGGAGACCCCCGCTGTCCCCGCCGAGGTCCAGGGCATCCTGGCCGGCTTCGAGCAGGGCGTCACCGCACTCCAGGACGCCGGTGTCGAGCTCGACCCGAACATCCTGGACGCCGTTCGCGCGGTGCTCCCGCAGTAA
- a CDS encoding helicase-associated domain-containing protein → MSPTTPAPDTASDSLARWLAGRRDTDLAATLRARPDLVVPPPASMNVLASRAQQRASVFRAADELDTAAFGIIEVLARLGAVDTPVSRAAVLDEVSGRISARNLDRILSTLRSLLLVWGSTDELRLVAAAVDAVPWRVGRTGDVTEPSRQELDDLLAALPPEQRSILDTLSRTSPIGRTRDAAPDTPADRPVQKLLAAGLLFRIDDETVELPHRVGQALRDDAPFDPAALAPPRAPKPTRSTADVNATAGGAALELLRHCEDVLDTLGAQAAPVLKAGGLGVRELHRIGKAVGLDDDETALVVEVLAGAGLIARGLPDPPTPGDDDHWAPTTATDAWLASSPAYRWAVLAGAWLDLPRRPWLIGRRDQNDKPVAALSDEVKSPTAARDRRLLLDALSDVPAAGTDVADLRTAAAWRRPRWASRFDTTSVVETVREATTLGLVAHGMLASPGKALLHGGDAEAEMAAVLPEPVDYVLVQADLTVVAPGPLVPELGERIALVADVESAGAATVYRIGESSIRRALDAGLGASDLHGLFATHSRTPVPQSLTYLIDDVARRHGRLRAGVATSFVRADDPALLTEVLSAPVAATLALRAVAPTVAISQAPLAEVLTELRAAGFAPAGEDASGAIVDLRPRGARVAMPRARARYAGPTAPSDEQLDTLVRTLRAGDRAESATPTASARGDGSRSGSAATLALLQLAVHGKRSVTLGYVDAQGVATRRIVDPVSVGGGQVQAFDPATGSVRSFVLHRVTSVALVD, encoded by the coding sequence ATGTCCCCGACCACGCCCGCTCCCGACACCGCCTCGGACTCCCTCGCCCGCTGGCTGGCAGGTCGACGCGACACGGATCTGGCCGCCACGCTGCGCGCCCGTCCGGATCTCGTAGTGCCGCCACCGGCGAGCATGAACGTGCTCGCGAGCCGGGCTCAGCAACGCGCCTCGGTGTTCCGTGCGGCCGACGAACTCGACACCGCCGCCTTCGGGATCATCGAGGTGCTGGCCCGTCTCGGAGCGGTGGACACCCCCGTCTCCCGCGCCGCCGTGCTCGACGAGGTCTCCGGCCGCATCAGCGCGAGGAATCTCGACCGGATCCTGTCCACCCTGCGCTCGCTGCTGCTCGTGTGGGGGTCCACCGACGAACTGCGTCTCGTCGCCGCCGCCGTGGACGCCGTTCCGTGGCGCGTCGGACGCACCGGCGACGTCACCGAACCGTCCCGGCAGGAGCTCGACGACCTCCTCGCGGCTCTTCCGCCCGAGCAGCGCAGCATCCTCGACACCCTGTCGCGTACGTCCCCGATCGGTCGGACCCGCGACGCCGCACCGGACACCCCCGCCGACCGGCCCGTGCAGAAACTGCTCGCCGCCGGACTGCTCTTCCGCATCGACGACGAGACCGTCGAACTCCCCCACCGGGTGGGCCAGGCACTGCGCGACGACGCTCCCTTCGATCCGGCGGCGCTCGCTCCCCCGCGCGCACCGAAACCCACCCGATCGACCGCCGACGTCAATGCGACCGCCGGCGGCGCCGCCCTCGAACTGCTGCGGCACTGCGAAGACGTTCTCGACACCCTCGGTGCGCAAGCCGCCCCCGTCCTCAAGGCCGGTGGGCTCGGTGTCCGCGAACTGCATCGCATCGGGAAGGCGGTCGGACTCGACGACGACGAGACGGCGCTCGTCGTCGAGGTCCTCGCGGGTGCCGGTCTGATCGCGCGGGGCCTCCCCGATCCGCCGACACCGGGGGACGACGATCACTGGGCACCGACCACCGCCACCGACGCGTGGCTCGCGTCCTCCCCCGCCTACCGCTGGGCCGTGCTCGCCGGTGCCTGGCTCGATCTGCCGCGCCGGCCCTGGCTGATCGGCCGGCGCGACCAGAACGACAAGCCGGTCGCCGCGCTGTCCGACGAGGTGAAGTCCCCTACTGCCGCCCGCGACCGACGGTTGCTGCTCGACGCCCTCTCCGACGTGCCGGCGGCGGGCACGGACGTCGCCGACCTGCGTACCGCTGCGGCGTGGCGTCGTCCTCGCTGGGCGAGTCGCTTCGACACGACGAGCGTCGTGGAGACCGTGCGCGAGGCGACGACACTCGGTCTCGTCGCGCACGGCATGCTCGCGTCGCCGGGCAAGGCGCTGCTGCACGGCGGCGACGCCGAGGCCGAGATGGCAGCGGTGCTCCCCGAACCCGTCGACTACGTGCTCGTCCAGGCCGACCTCACGGTCGTCGCCCCCGGACCGCTCGTCCCCGAACTCGGCGAGCGGATCGCGCTCGTCGCCGACGTCGAATCGGCCGGTGCCGCGACCGTCTACCGGATCGGCGAGAGCAGTATCCGGCGCGCGCTCGACGCCGGGCTCGGCGCGAGCGACCTGCACGGCCTGTTCGCGACGCATTCGCGCACCCCGGTGCCGCAGTCGCTCACCTACCTGATCGACGACGTCGCGCGTCGCCACGGACGCCTGCGGGCCGGTGTGGCGACGTCCTTCGTCCGCGCCGACGATCCGGCTCTGCTCACCGAGGTACTGTCCGCCCCGGTCGCCGCCACGCTCGCCCTGCGCGCGGTCGCCCCGACCGTCGCGATCTCGCAGGCGCCTCTTGCCGAGGTGCTCACCGAGCTGCGCGCCGCTGGTTTCGCTCCCGCCGGGGAGGACGCATCGGGAGCGATCGTGGATCTACGGCCCCGGGGTGCCCGCGTCGCGATGCCGCGTGCCCGGGCCCGCTATGCCGGGCCCACCGCGCCGAGCGACGAGCAGCTCGACACCCTCGTGCGCACGCTGCGCGCCGGCGACCGTGCGGAGTCCGCGACACCGACGGCCTCGGCACGTGGTGACGGCAGCCGGTCCGGCAGTGCGGCGACGCTCGCGCTGCTGCAGCTGGCCGTGCACGGCAAGCGCAGCGTCACCCTCGGCTACGTCGACGCTCAGGGTGTGGCGACGCGCCGCATCGTCGACCCGGTGTCGGTGGGCGGCGGGCAGGTGCAGGCCTTCGACCCGGCGACCGGCTCGGTGCGCAGCTTCGTCCTGCACCGCGTTACGTCGGTGGCGCTGGTCGACTGA